One Drosophila santomea strain STO CAGO 1482 chromosome X, Prin_Dsan_1.1, whole genome shotgun sequence DNA segment encodes these proteins:
- the LOC120457036 gene encoding WSCD family member CG9164 produces MALQGWRFFGVSATIIIYIGGVLFLSMNNIPGSHPKRPRIERFAEFPSFHSPRFPMPSRKMTIRWCRDLKYINRDLPIYADYKSDFYTALPSDVSAALQSLPALTALASFPGSGNTWLRYLLQQATGILTGSIYKDYGLLKTGFPAENVCNSSVLLVKTHEWGGKAWAPFSKAILLVRDPEKAIIAEFNRQSGGHIGFASPDRYKRTKGKYWQQFVSNKLKGWEMMNLSWARNFTGSIKVVFYDDLVHHTERELRSILEFLQFPISEQLMRCAIMRKEGIFRRKKRLLSFDPYTESMRAEVQNRRRIVYGLLGRQEP; encoded by the exons ATGGCACTACAAGGCTGGCGCTTTTTCGGTGTCTCGGCAACCATCATCATCTACATCGGCGGCGTCCTGTTCCTGTCCATGAACAACATACCCGGATCGCATCCCAAAAGACCGCGCATCGAACGCTTCGCCGAG TTTCCCAGCTTTCATAGTCCTCGGTTTCCGATGCCCAGCCGCAAGATGACGATACGCTGGTGTCGCGACCTCAAGTACATAAATCGAGATCTTCCAATCTACGCGGATTACAAGTCCGACTTCTACA CGGCCCTGCCCAGTGACGTCAGCGCCGCCCTGCAATCCCTGCCAGCGTTGACCGCCCTGGCCAGTTTTCCCGGCAGCGGGAACACGTGGCTGAGGTACTTGCTCCAGCAGGCCACCGGCATACTGACGGGCAGCATCTACAAGGACTACGGCCTGCTGAAGACCGGCTTTCCGGCGGAGAACGTCTGCAACAGCTCAGTATTATTGGTGAAGACCCACGAGTGGGGCGGCAAGGCGTGGGCCCCCTTCTCGAAAGCCATTCTCCTTGTCCGCGATCCGGAGAAGGCCATCATCGCCGAGTTCAATCGCCAGAGTGGCGGCCACATCGGATTCGCATCCCCGGATCGCTATAAGCGCACCAAGGGAAAAT ACTGGCAGCAATTCGTGAGCAACAAGCTCAAGGGCTGGGAGATGATGAACCTCAGCTGGGCGCGCAACTTCACGGGCAGCATCAAGGTGGTGTTCTACGACGACCTGGTCCACCACACGGAGCGGGAGCTGCGCTCCATCCTGGAGTTCCTGCAGTTCCCCATCAGCGAGCAGCTGATGCGGTGCGCCATCATGCGCAAGGAGGGCATCTTCCGGCGCAAGAAGCGTCTGCTATCCTTTGATCCCTACACGGAATCCATGAGGGCGGAGGTGCAGAATCGACGCCGCATTGTCTACGGATTGCTGGGGCGTCAGGAGCCGTAG